One genomic window of Magnolia sinica isolate HGM2019 chromosome 3, MsV1, whole genome shotgun sequence includes the following:
- the LOC131239729 gene encoding transcription factor IBH1 produces the protein MYMHPERQSLKTMFAFRFLGALARINQRRSSSSAATTIIKRSRRIKLAADASMASTVGTKRDWSRAVLRKLRNRSRPRTIPIRTKVSMAKRKRAFGGPQPELSQADKLRYLLPGGKAMDFCSLLDETASYIKCLTTQVQVMQKIADSLGL, from the coding sequence ATGTACATGCACCCTGAGCGCCAATCCCTCAAGACCATGTTCGCTTTTCGTTTCCTTGGAGCCCTTGCAAGAATAAACCAACGTAGATCCTCTTCATCTGCAGCCACCACCATCATCAAACGCAGCCGGAGGATCAAGCTCGCAGCCGACGCTTCCATGGCTTCCACTGTCGGTACCAAAAGAGACTGGAGTCGAGCCGTTCTCCGCAAGCTGCGGAACCGATCTAGGCCCCGCACTATTCCAATTAGGACAAAGGTCTCCATGGCCAAGAGAAAGAGAGCCTTCGGTGGCCCCCAACCTGAGCTCAGCCAAGCTGACAAGCTCCGATACCTTCTTCCTGGTGGCAAAGCAATGGATTTCTGCAGCTTGTTGGACGAAACCGCCAGTTACATAAAGTGTCTTACAACTCAGGTACAGGTCATGCAGAAAATCGCAGATTCCTTGGGTCTTTAA